The stretch of DNA GGTACGAAACGACGCCCCTTCCCGAATCAGTTTGTGCCGTAACACCCGGTGCGTATTGAACTGCGCACTGAACAGATTATCCTTAAAATCGGCCCCAAACGCCGTGTGCCGATACCGCCCGATACCCGACGGAGCCACCCGCGAATACCTGGAAACGACCGGCATTAGCTCGCCCGTGCGGACTAAACTATCGCGGGTAATGTTGTTATTGGGTTTGGGATACACGCCCCCTTCGGTCCAGTACACGAGCGCGTCGCGTTGACCGGCCTGCGGGTCGGTGAAGTAGGTTTCGGTGCCGATGGGTTCAGCCGCTTCGGTAAACGTCAGTTCGACGGGGTTGTTCATGCCACCCGCCGAAATCCACTCCAGCCGCGAACCGTCGGGACGCACCCGCCAGATGCGGGCGGTGCCACCTTTGAGCCGTTGGCCTTCCTGCGTGGTCACGTCGAAACCCATGATGGCACTGGTCATGTGGAGCCAGCCGTCTGGCCCCATAAACGGCCCAATCAGGCTATTGGCGTTCACGTTGAGGGTCCAGCCGGTGAGCAGCACCTCGCGCTTATCGGCCACACCATCGTTATTGGTGTCGGTAAATTTGATGAGGTCGGGGGCCGACGTGGCGTATAAACTGCCTTTGTAGAATACGCCACCCTGCGGAAAGCCCACGTTATCGGCGTAGATAGTGCTTTTGTCGTATTTGCCGTCGCCGTTGGTGTCGGTAAGCAGCTTGATCCGAAACTGTGGGTTGTCGAGCGCGTCTTTGGTTTTTTTATAAACGTGCCCAATGGATTCAAAAACAAACAGCCGCCCGGTTTCGTCGAGGGTCGAAAACATGGGAAAGTCGACCAGATCCGGTCCGGCAGCAACCTCAACGGTGTACCCATCGGGTACGGTGATTTCGGCTGTTTTCCCGGCAGTGGTTGTGGGGGCGTTGGTTCGTTGCGAGGTTGAGCCTACCAGTAAGAGCAGCAGACCCGCCAGGCAGGCAGTGCCAATGGCCGACGAAATGAAGCGTGAAGGGTGCATGGGTTGATCCTGAATTGATTTGGGTAATATCGGCTATAATCTGGGTGGGTCTGGGTGGATTGGTATGGTGTGCAGATAGTCTAATTGCGTTATTTGCTATATGGCAGATCAATTGATAAAGCTACTACTTTTAACGTCCGTTTGTGGGTTAACCGCCTGTAAACGTGCAGAACCTGTTACAACGCCCGCTCCGGCCATTTCCTCGACACTGGTGAATGTAACGCTCGATGCCACCATGACCTACCAGACCATTGTCGGGTTTGGCGGGTTTGGTGCACAAAACGTTTACTGGTCAAACGGCCCTTTCACCAGCGACCGATTCGTAAATGATATTGTGACCGATCTCGGCTGCACCATTATTCGCGATGAAGTGCCAACCTCGTTTGAGATTGACAACGACAATGCCGACCCCGCCGTAACCGACCTGACGAGGTTTAACCTCACCCGGCGCATTGCAGGGCATCACGTGCCGTTTGGCGACCGGGTGCCGCACCTGAAAGCCTTGCGGGAAGCTGGTGTTCAAACGTTCATCGCGTCGGTTTGGAGTCCGGCACCGTGGATGAAATGGAACAACCGCATCGACAACGGTACGCAACAAAACTCCGCCCCGGCTTATAATCGTAATCCTACGTCAGCCAGTAATCAGCTAAAAATAGAAAACTACGAGGAATTTGCTGAGAGTTGCGTGGCCTATTGTCGCATCTTCAAGCGCGAAATCGGCGTTGACCTCTACGGGCTGAGCGTTCAGAACGAACCACGTTTTTCGCAGTCGTATCAGTCGTGCGTCTACGACGGCGAAGCCCTGCGCGACGTATTGAAGGTGGTAGGTCGGCGGTTCAAAAAAGAAGGTCTCACTACCAAACTCTTCATGCCTGAAGACGTGGGCTGGCTCGACGGTGTGCGAAGCATGACCCTGCCCACCCTGAACGACCCCGAAGCCCGGCAATATGTGGGCATGGTGGCTACACACGGCTACGCCCTCGACGGGGTGCAACCGGCCTCGACCGATGCCAGCACCTGGCGAACCATGTATGGCTGGGGCCAACCCTACAACCTGCCACTCTGGATGACCGAAACGTCGGGCTTCAAAAACAACCACGAAGGCGCAATGGCCCTGGCAAAAGCCATGTACACGGCGTTTCGGTTTGGTAATGTGTCGGCCTGGGTGTTCTGGTCGCTGAGCGAGGAAAATGCGTCTGATTACGCACTGCTGACTTCTAACGGTATCAAAAGCAAACGATATTGGGTCTCAAAACAGTTTTATCGTTACGTCCGGCCCGGTGCCGTGCGGGTCGAAGCCAATAGTGCCGATGCTGATGTGTTGCCACTGGCCTTCGTGAAAGACGGCCTTCCAATCCTGGTAATCAGCAATGTCGGCACAACCAACAAAACCATTCGTGTAAAGGGCGACGGCGTTTCAACCCAATACAAGGTGTTTCTGACATCGGCTACCGACAACTGTAACGAACTCACTGCCGTAAAAGCGGGCGAATCTGTCACGATTCCGGCGCAGGGCGTGGTAACGCTGGTTGGCGCGAAGTAGGATGAAAAACAGTTCGCTGTCGAAAACCATTACGCATCAGACGGTCGGTAGTTTCCAGGGGCTGCGGTAATGCGCCTTCGCGAGGTCGTTGGCGTTGCTGTCGGCGGTGATGGTCTGAGTGGTTTCGTCCCAGTTCAGTTTGCGGCCTGTGCGGTAAGCAATATTGCCTAATTGGGCGTTTACGGCTACATTGCGGCCCACTTCTGCCGGGGCGTTGGGTTGCTGTCGGCTTCGCACACATTCCACAAAATTGAGCGTATGCTTATCGAGGTCACTGCCATAGCGCAGATGGCGCGGCATGGCCGGTGTCAGGTATTGGCCGCTGTCGGCTTCGGGCAGTAGTTCCCAGCCGTCTCGGTCAACCACCACCGTGCCGAAGTTGCCAATGAAAGCCACCCCATGTTCGCGGTCGAAGGGGCCCCGCCCGATGCCGATAGCCTGCTCCCATTGCAGGGTGAACTCAGGAAATTCATAAATCGCCTGCATCGTGTCGGGGGTTTCGCCCGCGTGGTTGGGAAAGCCGAACCGCCCGCCCATGGCTACCACTGATGTAGGGGTCGTCACGTTCATGCCCCACAGAGCCATGTCGATCATGTGTGCTCCCCAGTCGGTCATCAACCCCCCGGCATAATCCCAGAAGTACCGGAAACTGCCATGAAAGCGGTTTTTGTTGAAGGGCCGTTCTGGTGCCGGGCCAAGCCACATGGCGTAATCGACCCCCGCCGGAACCGGTTCATCGGGCAGCACCGGAAACGTTTTGCCGTAGGGCATGTAGGCCCACGTTTTTACCGTCCGAACTGTCCCGATTTTCCCAGCCCGAACATAGTCGATGGCTGCTTTCCAGTGCCCTCCGCTCCGTTGCCACTGCCCCACCTGCACAATGCGTTGATGTTTTTTGGCAGCCGCCACCATCAGATTACACTCTTCAATTGAATTAGCGAGTGGCTTTTCCACGTAAACGTCTTTCCCGGCCTGACAGGCCATCACCGTTGGTAAACAGTGCCAGTGGTCGGGGGTGCCAACAATAACGACATCGATGGCCTTGTTATCCAGCACCCTCCGAAAATCGTTGTATAAGACCGGTTTGGGGCTACCCGCCACCGTGCCAGCCAGTTTGTCGAGGTCGGTAGCCCGCCGATTCATCACGTTCTGGTCCACGTCGCACAGGGCCGCGCACCGAACTCCTGGGTGCTTAAGCATCGATGTCAGGTCGGCCCAGCCCATGCTGTTGCACCCGATGAGGGCCACCGAAATTGTTTCGGCAGCCGAACGGATTGGTGGTTGAGACGAATTGGCCAGCAGTTGGTCGGGCAGCAGTGCACCCGTAACGGCCATCTGAGCCGATTGGTGCAGAAATTGGCGACGAGTGTTTGTCATGGGAAAGGGGTGTAAGCAATCGTGTTTTTCGGGAGTGTTTTGTCTGACAATAGTGGCGTGCGGGCGTTTTTGAGGTAGTTGGTGTGAATCATAAGATTTCGGGTATTAGCTCCACCGATACGCAAAAACTGGTTTGTGCCCGGCTGAGCCACACACTCATTGATGATCCCATTGCGGCAATCGGTAAGCAACAGAGCGGGCCAATCAGATGTTTTGTGTGCCTGCCGCGCCGAAATGTCGCGCAGTCGGAAGTTGCTTACATTGGTCAGTACCAGCCCACTCTGCCAGCCGGGTTCGGGCTTTTCGTCGTTCCAGCGCACGGCGATGTTGTCGAGCGTCAGACCATCAACGCCCTCGAAGCGCATAGCGTGAGCAGTGCGTTTGTCGGGCGTGGCTTCAGGTTCCATAAACACCTGAACGTTGGCGATGCGGATGTTTTCCAGGGGTTTTCCCACGGTTGTGATGATCCGGCTCGTTCCCTGGGCGTGAGCAATCACGTTATCGATGGTGATGTTTTTGATGGCCCCTACTGCCGAGGTTGGGTTGCGTTTTTTGAGTACGAAATAAAACACCTCTGCATCGCCCCACCAGTTCCAGTGTCGTCGGTGCAGGTCAATGGTCAGGTTCGAGAACTTGATGTCGCTCACCGTTGCTCCATCCTGCACGTTGATACCCATGCCTTTGTTAGCATCGCGGATAACGCAATTGCTGAAAATGACGTGCCGGATGGGCGATAGCGTTTCCGTGCCAATCATCAGGGCGGTCGATGAACTGGTCAGGATACAGTTATCGACCACAATGTTTTCGGTTGGGTACGATTTGCCGCTGGGTTTAAAATCCCATGAGCCTGATTTGAGACAAATGGCATCGTCGCCGGTCGAGATGATGCACCCCGAAATATGAGCGTTGCTGGTTCCGTCGAGGTCGATACCATCGGAGTTTACGCCCATCTTCAGGTCAGAGGTAATGGTTACGCCCCGAATCTTCACCTGCTGGCACCCCCAGATGCGCATACACCAGAGGGAGGTGTTTTCAAACGTCACATCGTCGATTGTGATGCCGGTACATTCTTTAAACAGCACCCCAAACGCGCTGTTGCCTACCCGGTAGCTGCGTTTCATTTCTACGCCCGCTTTTTTGGCAATTTCTACCTCTTTGGCAATTTCTACGTCGCCGTAGTTGTAATCGGTCCACTGGTATTTTGCCTGCCCGTCAATTTTTCCCCGGCCTGTAATGGCGATGTTTGTGGCGTTTTCGGCATAGATAAAACCGTCAGCTTTGAAGGCCGGATTGGGCAAATCGGCGTACAAAATGGCCCCGGCATCCACCTGAAGCGTGATATTGTCGTGTAGCACAATGCCAAGGCAGGTATAGTGGCCGGGCGGCACCTGCACCACGCCCCCGTTTGTTGTTCGGGCGGCTGCAATAGCGTTGGCAATGGCCCCGGTTGCATCATCGCCTTTTTGGCCGGTAGCTCCATACTCGCGAATATTATAAATCGGGGGTGAGCCAATTGCAACTGTACTGAGGAATAGCAGAAAAAATGAGAATAAATACTTGATTATCATAGAATCGGGTAGGTTTCAGTTGGTCATTTCTTCGCTTTCTCCGCTTCAAGCAATAGCGTCACAATGGTCCGATGGCCGTTGTCGCGGGCGCGGTCGATGGCGCGGAACCCGTCGCTGTCCTGATAAAAAACGTCGGCTCCCTGCGTCAGTAAAGCCTTTACTGCCAATTCGTTACCCGTCCAGGCTGCCTGCACCAATTCTTTTCCCAGTTTCCCGTTTCCGGTTGTGCCCGATTGGTTTGGCCGGATCGAAGCCGCCACCTGACCCGTCCGCAGAACGGTGCGTGTGCTGGTCAACTGACGTTCCTGAGCGAGTTGGGCTTGTCGAACGGAGTCGGGAGTTGCCACAAATCCGCTAAATCATGGTACATGACCCAACATGCACAGGGGCGAAAACTGACTATCAGGGAAAAACGATTCCGTCTGTGCAGATTATACAAACAACTCGCAGACTAAAAGGGAGATTTGTTACTAAATGAACACCACGTCGTCAATGACATCGGTTCCCATGTCTTTGTTGATGACCTGAATGAGCTTTTGCTTGGCATTCACGAGTTCGCTGCGGAGGGGGGCGGAGGTCAGTTCGATGTGCAGCTTACGGTCGCGGACGTAGATGCGGTTGGTGCGTGAGGCAATAGCCTGCCCCATCATGCGGCCCCAGAACGCTTCGAGGTAGGTTTCGTTAAAGCGCGATTGAAGCTGATAATGTTTCAGCAACTGCCCGATGGCGTCTTTTACGGTGGTGGTGCCAGCTACGCGGGTGGCGTTTTCGCGATTGTATTTGTAGGGCTGATGCATACGGGGCGGTGTGTCTTTCCTACAAAAGTAAACAGCCCCCGGTTTTACTACCTATGCCGCTGACCAATTTTTTAGAAAAATAAGGGAACGGGCAGAAATCGCGGCAAACGTTTGGAAACAGGCGCGTTGGCTTGTATACTTGCGGCATCAAGTCAATTCTACGCGTTGCTTACCGTCGTCAACGCGCGTTGATTTATACAGAAGCGGGGAGAGATCAGGCTCTTCGAACCGCTGGCAACCTACCACTTGGCAAGGTGCTAACTCCTGCCTAAAATGACCCAAACGTGGTCATTAGGAACTATAAATCGAATACGAACATGCTCTGTATCAGATGCTGTATGCCCTACGGGGCCAGCTAAAGCACATCCGCCACCCGCACACACCAGATCGGGAGTGATTTGGCGTGCCATTTTTCAGTTGTAAAGTTATCGGGTTGTACAGTTGTAAGGTTTGCAACCACCCAACTCCACCGCCCGCTCAACTTTACAACCCTACAACTTTTACAACTTTATAACTCCGTCAAAAATGTCTTCTCAACTGCATTTCGATACACTGCAACTGCACGCTGGTCAGGAGGCCGACCCCACTACCAACTCGCGGGCGGTGCCTATTTACCAGACAACCTCTTACGTCTTCAACGATTCGGCGCACGGTGCCGATTTGTTCGCGCTGAAGGCGTTTGGCAATATTTACACCCGCATCATGAACCCCACGTCCGACGTGTTTGAGAAACGCATGGCGGCTCTTGAAGGGGGCGTGGCCGCTTTGGCCGTGGCATCGGGGCAGGCGGCTCAGTTCATTGCCCTGACCAATATCCTGAATGCGGGCGATAACTTTATTTCGACCTCGTTTCTGTATGGCGGCACCTACAATCAGTTCAAGGTGTCGTTCAAACGGCTTGGCATCGACGCTCGTTTTGCCAATGGCGACAAACCAGAAGCCTTTGCCAAACTGATCGACGAAAACACGAAGGCTATTTACCTCGAAACCATTGGCAATCCCGGTTTCAACATTCCTGATTTTGATGCCATTGCCGAGTTAGCCAGGCAACATGACCTGCCAATTATTGTCGATAACACCTTCGGGGCGGGTGGCTACCTGTTCCGGCCTATCGAACACGGCGCGGCTGTGGTGGTGGAGTCGGCTACGAAATGGATTGGCGGCCACGGTACGAGCATCGGCGGGGTGATTGTCGATAGCGGTAACTATAACTGGGGTAACGGCAAATTTCCGCAGTTCAGCGAACCGTCCGAGGGCTACCACGGCATGGTGTTCAGCGACGTGTTTGGCGTGGGCGGCCCGTTTGGCAACATCCAGTTTATTATCCGAGCCCGCGTCGAAGGGCTGCGCGATTGGGGACCGGCCATTAGCCCGTTCAACTCGTTTTTGCTCTTACAGGGCCTCGAAACGCTCTCGCTGCGCGTTGACCGCACGGTACAAAACGCCCTCGCACTGGCACAATGGCTCGAAGCGCACGAACAGGTTGACGTTGTAAATTACCCCGGTCTCGAAAGTAGCTCATACCACGAACTGGCGAAGAAATACCTCAAGCGCGGCTTCGGGGGCGTATTTACGTTCAAAGTGAAGGGCGGAAAAGAGGCCGCCGATCAGTTTGTGAACAGCCTGAAATTAGTGAGCCATCTCGCCAATGTCGGCGACTCAAAAACGCTGATTATTCACCCGGCCAGCACCACCCATCAGCAACTGAGCGAACAGGAACAGGCCAGTGCAGGCGTTGAACCCGGCCTGCTGCGTATTTCTGCCGGTATCGAGCATCTTGACGACATCAAGGCCGATCTCGAACAGGCGTTTGCCCAGATTGCCGAACCCGTAGCAGCTTAATTGTTTCAGGTACTGTGTTCTATGTACTACGGGCACTCAGTCCACTGTAGCACATAGAACACAGTATTAGGTACGTAGGATATGACCTTTTTCGATTACAAATATTCGTTTCCACTCGAATCGGGGCAAATCCTGCCCGGTTTCCGGTTGGCCTATACCACACGTGGCACATTAGACAATACAGCCTCGAACGTGGTGTGGGTATGCCACGCCCTGACCGGCAACGCCGACGCGGGCGACTGGTGGGGCGGTATGGTTGGGCCGGGCAAATACTTCGACCCTGCCCGCGACTTCATCGTCTGTGCCAACGTGCTGGGATCATGTTACGGCTCAACGGGGCCGCTGTCGGATAATCCTGAAACGGGGCAACCGTACTACTACGATTTTCCGACCCTCACGATTCGCGACATCGTGGCGGCTCTCGATTTGCTGCGTCAGGAGTTAGGTATCGAAAAAATCCGTACCTGTATTGGCGGGTCGGTAGGGGGCGAGCAGGCGTTGGAATGGGCTGTTATGCAGCCTGATGTTATTGATAATGTGGTGGTTATTGCCACCAGTGCGGTGGCATCGCCATGGTGTATTGCGTTCAACGAAGCCCAGCGGATGGCTATCGAAGCTGATCCTACGTGGGGCGAACGCCGTGCCGATGCGGGCATGGCCGGTATGAAGGCCGCCCGCGCTATGGCCATGATTTCGTATCGCAACTATGATACCTATGGCTTCACGCAGGCCCTCGACAACAACGAACAACTCGACGGTTACAAGGCCGCGTCGTACCAACGCTATCAGGGCGAAAAAATCGCCGAACGCTACAATGCCTTCACCTACTGGACGCTCTCGAAAGTGATGGACTCACACAACGTGGGGCGCAATCGGGGCAGCATCCTGAACGCGCTGGGGCAAATTAAAGCCCGTACACTGGTGGTCGGCATTAGTTCCGACTTGCTGTTCCCACCTGGGGAGCAACAATTTTTAGCCCGTCACATTCCCAACGCCACCTATCAGGAAATAGACTCGCTCTACGGACACGATGGATTTTTGATCGAGTTTCGGCCTTTAACCAATATCATCCGAAGATGGATGGAGTCGGCGGCTGCGGAGTCGCTTGTGCCAGTGTCTGCGCGTTTATGAATTGAGAATTACTTCGAGCAATCCACTTTTTCAGCACCATTGTGCCGGGAAATTTTAACCCGGATTTATTGCTGAATACCATTTTGCCGTTTTGCTCACTCACGTTGCCATACCCCTCGCTGAGTTCATTGTTTTTTACCAGAAATGCCACCTGCCGAACGGATTTCTGCCCCTCCGACAGAAAGGTGTAATCCGCCATCAGCGTGTCGCCCATCATCCGCCCGCTCAGGGTGCCGGTATTGGCGTCTTTACCCGACAGCCGGCGCAGGGGCCGTAGCGACAGCGGCTGTTGTTTCGCCTGTGGCTGAGGTGGTCGATCTGCTCTCGTCCGACTTTTTCTGATCCTGGCAGGCCATTGATAGTGCTATTACAACGAGCAGACTAATTTAAGGAGGGAGTTCGTAGTAAAGTAAGTTTGGTTAGAGTAGTTTCGGGTACGTACCCGCTTTTGTGGAAAGCAAGAAAAACAATATTTTTATGGCTCATCATTGGAATCGGCGAATGTTTACCCGGATTGCTTTAACGGCAGGGGCATCTTACTTCATTAAACCTTTATTAGCTTCTGGAGAAAAACAGCAGGTCGCCGTAACTGGCAAACGGGTGGGTATTATCGGGTTAGACACCTCGCATAGCATCGCCTTTACCAAAGAGCTGAACACCAACCCAGCAAGTGCCAATTGGCAGGGCTACCGGGTCGTAGCGGCCTACCCCAAAGGCAGTAACGATATTGAGAGCAGCGTGAAGCGCATTCCCGGCTACATTGATGAGGTCAAAAAAATGGGCGTGCAAATTACGGGTTCAATTGACGAGTTACTGAACCGTGTAGATGTCGTATTGTTGGAAACCAACGATGGGCGATTGCATCGCGAACAGGCATTGAAGGTGATTGCAGCTCGCAAACCCTTTTTTATCGACAAACCCGTTGCGGCTTCGCTTACCGACATTATCTTTATCATGGAGGCTGCAAAAAAAGCCGATGTCCCGCTGTTTTCGGCCTCTTCGGTGCGCTATATGAACGGCATCGATGCAGTCGACAAAGCACAGGTGGTTGGGGCCGATACTTTCAGCCCGGCCCTACTCGAAAAAACGCATCCCGATCTGTTTTGGTACGGGATTCATGGCGTTGAAGCTCTCTTCGCCGTGATGGGAACGGGTTGCCAAAGCGTTACGCGGCTACACACGCCCAACACCGACATTGTGACAGGCGTTTGGGCCGACGGTCGGGTAGGGGCGTTTCGCGGAACCCGGACGGGCAAGCATACGTATGGGGGAACCGTTTATACCAACAATGGCCCGGTCGTGCTTGGTCCTTATGGTGGTTATACCCCTCTGCTGAAAGACATTGTTCAGTTTTTTGAAACGGGGCATGCACCCGTTAATGCCGCTGAAACGCTGGAAATTTACACATTTATGGAAGCAGCCGACGAGAGCAAACGCAAAGGCGGGGTTGCCGTTCGTTTGGAAAGCGTATTAAAACAGGCGCAAGAAAAGGAGTAAACATATTCATTTATGGACTTTCGGGTACGTACCCGAAGTGCCTTAGCCACACAAAACCTGCTGCAATGACAGATAACCTACCCCCAAAACCCGTTGCTGGCCTTGAAACACGTCGGCTGTTTTTGGGACAGCTACTCACTGGAACAGTCGCTTTAACAGTCGGCGGTATACTGCCCGGGTTTAGCCCCCGAAGTTACGCCCGGATCCGGGGGGCCAATGAGCGTATTCAGGTAGGCATGATGGGCGTCAATAGTCGCGGGCTGGCACTGGCCAACACGTTTGGTTTACAACCCAACTGTGCGATTCGGGCGGTTTCGGATGTAGACTCCCGGGCGACCGCGCGATGTATTGCCGCTGTTGAGAAAATTGGACAGCCAAAGCCCAACGCGCAGCCCGATTTCCGAAAGGCGTTGGAGGATAAAGACCTCGATGTGCTGGTGATTGCTGCCCCCGATCATTGGCACGCCCCTGCTGCTATTCTGGCTGCTAAAGCCGGTAAGCACGTGTATCTGGAAAAACCCTGTAGCCACAATCCGCATGAAGGCGAACTGTTGGTAGCGGCCCAGAAAAAGTATGGTACGGTCATGCAGATGGGCAATCAGCGTCGGTCATGGCCCAACGTGGCGGCTGGAGTGAAAGCCGTGCGCGAGGGCGAAATTGGCCGGGCTTATTTTGCGAAGGGCTGGTATACCAACAACCGGCCATCTATCGGCATGGGCAAGGCCGTTGCTATACCCGATTGGCTCAACTTCGACCTCTGGCAGGGACCGGCTCCACGTAAAGCATTTAAAGACAATATTCTGCACTACAACTGGCACTGGTTCTGGCACTGGGGAACGGGCGAATCGCTCAATAACGGCACCCATATGCTCGACCTGATGCGCTGGGGACTGAACGTTACCTATCCCACTCGCGTCAGTTCATCGGGTGGTCGTTACCGCTATCAGGACGACTGGGAAACGCCCGACACGCAGGTGATTAGCCTCGAATTTCCGAACAACACGGCCATGACCTGGGAAGGGCGAAGCTGCAACGGGCGGACGATTGAAGGCAGCAGCGTGGGCGTGGTTTTCTACGGAGACAAAGGGTCGGTTCAGATTGAGCCGGGCAATGCTTACAAAGTTTATGATCTGGAAAACAAGCTGGTACGGGAGGTCAAAAACGACGTGGTGATCAATGCCCGCGACAATATGAATCCCTCGCAGGCGTTGGATGCCCTTCATATTCAGAATTTTTTCGATGGTATTCGAAAAGGAGCTGTGTTGAACTCCGACATGCTGGGGGGGCATCAGAGTACATTGCTTTGCCAGTTGGGCAATATCGCGCTGCGCTCCGAATCGACCCTGCACATCGACCCTGCTACCGGACATATTCAAAATAACCGAGCGGCTCAGTCTTTCTGGAAACGGGATTATGAACGCGGCTGGGAACCCACGCTATAACGCTATGCTCTATAGTCAACCTAACCATACTCCGAAATGAAAGCACCCGCCAACGTTCTTGATGTCGGCTCGCTCACCGGGCGGCAAACCACTCTGTCGATTCTGCTTATCGGCGTCCTGTTTTTCGTATTTGGGTTTGTTACCTGGGTAAACGCCATTCTGATTCCTTACTTCAAAATCGCCTGCGAACTGACCAACTTTCAGTCGTATTTTGTAGCCTTTGCGTTCTACATATCCTACTTCATCATGTCGGTGCCGTCGTCGTATCTGCTGAAACGGGTGGGCTTTAAACAGGGTATGATGATTGGTTTCTGGGTGATGGCCGTGGGCGCGTTCACGTTCGTACCAGCCGCTCTGAGCCGTACCTACCCTGTGTTTCTGCTGGGGTTGTTTCTGCTGGGTATCGGGCTGGCGATCCTGCAAACGGCAGCAAATCCCTACATCACGGTTCTGGGGACAAAAGAACGGGCGGCTCAGCGAATCAGCATCATGGGCATTTGCAACAAAGCGGCTGGCATTCTGGCTCCGATTCTGTTTGCCGCTGTTATCCTCCGGGCTACCGATACCGATTTGTTTAGTCAATTGCCCGGCATGAATCCCGCCGAAAAAGCAGGAGCCTTAGACGCCCTCGTTCGGCGGGTGATTGTGCCGTATTCGGTCATTGGCTGCATTCTGATTGGGCTGGGCCTGTTGGTACGGCTGTCGCCCCTGCCCGAAATCAATACCGAACAGGAAACGGCGGAAGTAGCAGCCGCCAATGAGCATAAAACCTCAGTGCTGCAATTCCCGCATTTGGTCATGGGCGCGTTGGCTATCTTCCTGCACGTCGGCACACAGGTCGTTGCTATCGATACCATCATCGGGTATGCCGGGTCGATGGGAATCACTCTGCTCGAAGCCAAAGCGTTTCCTTCCTATACGCTGTTCGTAACGATTTGTGGCTACGTTCTGGGTATCATACTGATTCCAAAATACGTGAGTCAGGTTGCTGTATT from Spirosoma montaniterrae encodes:
- a CDS encoding Gfo/Idh/MocA family protein codes for the protein MTDNLPPKPVAGLETRRLFLGQLLTGTVALTVGGILPGFSPRSYARIRGANERIQVGMMGVNSRGLALANTFGLQPNCAIRAVSDVDSRATARCIAAVEKIGQPKPNAQPDFRKALEDKDLDVLVIAAPDHWHAPAAILAAKAGKHVYLEKPCSHNPHEGELLVAAQKKYGTVMQMGNQRRSWPNVAAGVKAVREGEIGRAYFAKGWYTNNRPSIGMGKAVAIPDWLNFDLWQGPAPRKAFKDNILHYNWHWFWHWGTGESLNNGTHMLDLMRWGLNVTYPTRVSSSGGRYRYQDDWETPDTQVISLEFPNNTAMTWEGRSCNGRTIEGSSVGVVFYGDKGSVQIEPGNAYKVYDLENKLVREVKNDVVINARDNMNPSQALDALHIQNFFDGIRKGAVLNSDMLGGHQSTLLCQLGNIALRSESTLHIDPATGHIQNNRAAQSFWKRDYERGWEPTL
- a CDS encoding sugar MFS transporter; translated protein: MKAPANVLDVGSLTGRQTTLSILLIGVLFFVFGFVTWVNAILIPYFKIACELTNFQSYFVAFAFYISYFIMSVPSSYLLKRVGFKQGMMIGFWVMAVGAFTFVPAALSRTYPVFLLGLFLLGIGLAILQTAANPYITVLGTKERAAQRISIMGICNKAAGILAPILFAAVILRATDTDLFSQLPGMNPAEKAGALDALVRRVIVPYSVIGCILIGLGLLVRLSPLPEINTEQETAEVAAANEHKTSVLQFPHLVMGALAIFLHVGTQVVAIDTIIGYAGSMGITLLEAKAFPSYTLFVTICGYVLGIILIPKYVSQVAVFRFCTVLGLMLTLLILSASGTIMLLGHRADLSIWFVVLLGLANSLVWASIWPLALDGLGRFTKVGAALLIMGLSGNAILPLIYGYVADGYGLRNGYWVLFPCYLYLAFYAFYGHKVRRWRILSTQKKRTHEPHWQGNPTA